The DNA segment TAAAATTACGATTATGGAAACATGAGTCCATTATGGTAGTTTCACGATTTCGACTTTTGCCGTCGTAGTTTTGAGTTTTCACCATCGTTATTTTAGCCTTTTCTTGATTACGACTTTTGTTATGTAAGGTTCAGAAAAAGAAAGTTGTCCAAAACGGAACACTTCATATACAAAATTGTCCGGAAACGCAAATAACAGAAAATCACAAAATGAATGGTATGAAAGCACGCGCGCACATATTGTTTACTTCCCtagtttcttttatcttgtgtttcttgatgttGTTTTGTAGTATATCCTTACCTCCCCACCCATGACGGACATCCTAACGTTCTGTGAAAGTTTGCTTAGTGTACTTTACCAAGAAGATACTTGAAACTTGTATGACCGTTCAGTGGCAGTAAGTCGATGTGGATTTAGCCAGTCTAATTTATTCGGAGGGtaaataagattaaaaaaaaattatatttatgcaATAAGCGTGTGAgcattttgatatacatgtataacattgaaaaacagatataaaaGGATAGTGATACAtttgaatatcagaaaaataaacaactcTCATAGAAATATATGTAACGTCACAAACATGATACTCAATGACGCCTAAAAATATTGCGTGCCACTTTTTAATTAATGTTCTTAGGGAAAGAAGAGGAACATCGAATAGATATTCTCTGGTCAACCTTTCTCTCGACCAAGCATACTCATTGTATGTGATTAaccatttttataaataaatcattaagATCATTTGCACCAagcgaaataatagcagactgagTGTCTTcaggtctgttcatgagatgcaATAAGCTTAACCACTAAAAGCGGCTTTAGAAGAACTctaaaagaacattaaataaacACCACGATCCCagaataacagaaataataacAACTTTGAATCCAAGCGAGCGAAAGTAACTCCTTTCACGTTGATTTTACAAGTAAAAACTTAGGCATGTTGCAGGTTATTCTTACTTTCtacaacatttgtttttgtgTACGTTTTAGATGCAAAATAACAGAAGTGGCAGTAAAGTAGTCCTCGTATGACTGATTTTAAACTCCATTTACTTTTTTCCCATGCATTTACTTAAGAAACCaccttttcaaaatgtttttacgTTATCGAACTTTTTGTATCTGCCCTCAAACGTATCCATTATCTACGTCCTTTCATTGGGGACGTTTATTATAGTTAAAACAATCACAATATTTTTGTTGTCTTTAACAGATAAAAGTGGGATGACACTAGAATCTGCAAGAACTATCGCAATTTATCCTTGTTTTGATAAACTAGAGCCTAAGCatataactgagccgcgccatgagaaaaccaacatagtgcattcgcgactagcatggatccagaccagcctacgcatcagcgcagtctggacaggatccatgctgttcgctttcaaaacctattgcaattagagaaaccgttggcgaacagcatggatcctgaatcTGGgtttgctggtcgcaaacgcactgtgttggttttctcatggtgcggttcatatCTTAGCAGTTGGAAGACAGCGATGTTTTATCcatatccgtgcaggctgatcatggtctgcactgttcgctattcagtcagtaaatgttcagtgaacacctctttgaataataagtggtactgtccaaactgaatgatgaaaaagtccattttagaaatatagcagagtaaaggttaatcACACACATTTAGCAGCAAAAAAGGGCGGCTAATTCCTCTTTGCTAGTTGTTTCTCTACCAAACTCTGAAAATAACCAAGCCACATCTTCCTTTGTCATTGGATCTTCTCCTTTACCCTGCAATAGAGGTTAAGAGGTTTATAGACATagaataagaagaagaagaagaagagaagaagaagaaaaaagaaaaacagtttatttcataaattaaggACATAGCTTTGTCACGAGTGTGATTCAATCAATGAGGAGTCTGGAATGGTGCTTATGGATACTGTAGAAGACGTGTATATAgggtgaaatatttttagatcAATTTAAACTCAAATTTATTATTCTTTACGATAAATATAATAACAGAATAATCGCTGAAAATTGAAATGGATGACGCGACACATTGTGTACAAGTTCTTAGATTAAAAGCAAGAAAATCAAGTTTAGTTCTCACCTTCTGaattttgaaaagtgtttttttcGTTAGTGGCTCGTCTTCTCCCAAGCCTGCTTTTTTCAGAAGCGTTTCAAAGGCTTTAATCATCTCTGATTGGTTGTCCTTAAAAATAAGAGAATCCAATTAAACAATTATAGCTGTAATGGAAATATTAATTGCAAACTGAACGCAAAACATTGTATATAGTGCTGATTTAGAAGAACTATACACTGTATTATGAACTAATATACGGAATAATATTGCCACGCTAGgtataaatagataaaattccTACCTCTGTACTTCTGATGAAAGCAGCAAATATTGTTTTCAGTTCGTCAAAATCAAGAACGCCGTCCCTATCAATATCACGCGCATCTAATGCGGCAGCTACTTGTTGTTCTGTAAGATTCAGATCAAATAATTGTGCAAGTTTACGCAGCTCCCTAGCATTTAAACTTCCGCTTTTGTCTTCATcgaaattatcaaataataatttGAGTTTCTTTTCCTGATCCTCGGTTAACTGTGCCATTTTGAAATCTGATTTATCAAAACAAACCTACTCGCACTAAAACTATTTGTAATAAGCACTTTCAGTGCACGCTGGTAATGTAAACAATTAGTCTCTATGGCGCGTGAAAGGGTTACACAATATCCAGTTGTAACTTGATACCTTTATATACGTCTGCCGATAATTGACGATACATTTCAATATTGATTTAAATGGCAGAATAGACTGTAGTCCTAGTTTAGATGaactatatattattttattattattcgcAGACGATACGGTAATTTTAGAGCTCTACATACCCAGCTGATATACAAATATATCTCTTGATAAATTGCACGATTATTGCAATCATGGGGCCCCCAAGTAAATGTTACTCGTTTTTAGAAACGAGGAGGTTTAAGCAACGGAGAAACCTGGTTTTATGgaaatctcggttcctttcgaaaactgaccagattccatcgtgagttccagagttgtggccccttgaagggccaaaatttgctatttttggattgtgaacacgatacagaccacatttttcaatcaattttaatcaaacttgcacataacttgtattggcataatatctcggttcctctCGAAAATCAGCTACACTGCagcatgtgttccagagttatgatcccttacacggccaaaatttgctgtttttggcttgtTAACACGATAGGGACCACTTTTTGCAACCAACTTTactcaaacttgcacacaacttgtattggcgtaatatctcggttcctttcgaaagctggccagattccatcatgggttccagagttatggccccttaaagggcaaaaatttgttatttttggcttgtggacgcgatagataccacattttgcaattgatttaaacttgcacacaacttgtattggcgtaatatctcgctttctttcaaaaatgaccagatcccatcatgggttctagagttatggctccttaaagagtcaaaatgtaatatttttgcttttgcagccacatagagatttcatttatggtttgatttaataaaaacttgcaaaatattttaacaacaataactcttggattccatgatgaatctgtcagatccattcATATGTTcctgagttacggcccctgattgacccctgaaagtgtttaccttgtgaacacgaaagaAGTGACACTTTATATTTTaatcaaagttacacacaacttATGTCACAATAAAACCTCGGTTCGTGtcaaaaaccggctagattccatcatgcgttctagagttactgccgctgaaagtggcaaaattttctattgttgccttttcagccatatagaggtttcatttatgctttaatttgatacaaacttgcacagaatgtttatcctgattatctctaggcctggatcgaaactgggtcaaaaactaggtcatcaggtcatatgttaacaacctagaggccacatttttgaccctatcttcaagaaacttcGTCAGAATATTCATCATGATGactcctaggccaagtttaaaactgggtcatatgggctAAAAAACTAGGCTCTCTTATGACCCTCTTATTTAAATGTCACTTTGAATTATACTGGAACCTTTGTTCTTAATACCCAGACTCTATATGGAAAAGGCCTTGAATACACTTGTTGCATATcaaaagaaacatgagatagtcGTGCAGCTCTTTGATTCATTTGTTCTGTCTACCTCAAACTACAGTTGTAAAAATATGGGGATTTTCCAAATCAAAGCAATTAAAAAATTTAcatgttaaattttgtaaaacactATTAGGGGTTAGACAGTCATCGTATATTGTAGAGTTAGACCTAGTAGATTGTTTGAATGATTAATCCAACTGGTTTACACATGTGAAAAATCTTTTATCGAAATAtagtttttttgtataaatggaaTGAAGTTGTAAACAGTAGAACTTTAGTTCATTATAATGATCAAGAATTTGTCAATTTTAACAACATTTGATGGACGAATTGATATAAGTATGGCGAACTGATGTCAACAGTATGGAAGTTTTGACTTTGTACAAAAGTGTTAAAGAAACACTGGAAAAAGAACATTATATTTTGCAACCTACGCATTGTAATTACAAACTGGCAGATTTGGAAGAGACAAACTAGAAATTTGAGAATTTGTCAAGTATGTGATAGTAATGAAATAGAGGACGAAttccattttgtatttaaatgccATCCCTACCAAGAAATAAGATTAAAGTATATTACGAATTGTTACAGAAAGaaaccaagtatgtttaaatttacaCAACTGTTGTCGTCCAGAAATGTCAGAACTTTATATGTTTATATCTCTCGTCTTTAAAGGAGTTCATTGTAGATTAAAGTGCTGCGGTATTATTTTTTCGCGTCAGTTAGGGCTAGCTTTCGGGCATTGTTTGGTAAAGAGTACAACTTCCATGCGATGATGTATGTTAGCACACCCATTATATTACAACACGAGCGAGGTTGGGACCGTCGCGGGCTAAACGATACCACAGTAATTCTTTTGTACTTCTTTTGTTTAAACTGATAAGAAATGATATATAACAACAGTTACCATATATTTACTGAGAAATGAATTAGGTCTATCCAAGAGACTCACACCCCTGTACTTTATTGTTACTGATGTGTATATTATGCTTGTCACTataaatgatatagtttatgCGAAAATACGTGggtcgattaaaaaaaaaaccaatacaGTTTTAATGATTTGACAGGTAATTAGACATAAAACCTGATTGTGATGACTATcgatttgatatttttgtacaaataaatTGACTGCAAAAGAATTTACTCCAATCAATGCATGTTTCAGCAGTCCAGATATAAACatcttttaatttatttgaaatattttattaatgagCTGTATTTTACATATTACAGGAGAAGCTTACATTACGAAACATGGGAAAGTACGTGTAAAATCGTCTTATAAATACACTGTAGAAATTGGCACTTGTTAAGAGAGAATATTATGTATGTGTCATCGAATTAAATGTACTTAACGAGTCGAATAAGCGGTTTTTAGCGGTTATTCATTTTTACTAAAAGAGTCAAATAAATTCAGCGTGAAGACACACACGACAGATGTGAATTAAATGTACTTAACGAGTCGAATAAAGCGGCTTTTAGCGGTTATTCATTTTTACCAAACGAGTCAAATAAATTCAGCGTGAAGACACACACGACAGATGTGAGATTTTCTTATtatatgttagtttttttttcgttaaaaCGTCGAACTCTCTgctttctttacctattacagaaaaacaaaatccACTCGAACTTCTTCTATACTTAAAACAGAGACAACTTTAAAGTGTCATTACACATGTGTAAGGAAAATATGAcatgaatatatttttcttttttatcatcgTAAcacatacaataaataaacagttacatatatttacaactATAAATGTACTACGCTGTTCCATGTTGGAACTATGAGATAATTTAATATTGCAGTCATATCTACATCAATGCTTTTaccaaacaataaaacaatacaacCGAGCTAGTTTTGCTAATCCATAAGtatcttattaaaaatatttaaaaacaacaaatacgtagctataatacaatagtaatatttgaaaatgtaaatttgtactattttataaatcccgcacgataactcaaacgataacatgtttggtaattatggtgtttttttttttcattaaaacgtttcaacactgaaaatatttttgtaatacattacagtatgcacttaacttctatcttTGACAAcatttttgagttcaacgatgcttGAGAACcgtaatataaacatgctgtcgtttaaattatcgtgcgagAGTGTTTAGAGCAAGATAAAGTCATATGATGAAAATTCCCTTGATCAATGATGCGGCTCCATCGGTCGATGTAGTtgatgaaatatttagtacagttcgattactaggtcataggTGTTTACACGTTTCCAGAccaaatttctctacttacaaaatgacatttctactttttatgcccccgaagggaggcatatagtttttgaaccgtctgtccgtctgtcagtctgtcggtctgtcagtctatccgcaattttcgtgtacggtccatatctttgtcatcgatggatggattttcaaataacttggcatgaatgtgtaccacattgtaagacgacgtgtcgcgcgcaagacccaggtccgtagctcaaaggtcaaggtcacacttagacattaaaggatagtggattgatgggcgtgtccggtccatgtctttgtcatcgatggatggattttcaaataccttggcatgaatgtgaaccacagtaagacgacgtgtcatgcgcaagacccaggtccgtagctcaaaggccaaggtcacacttagactttaaaggatagtgcattgttgggcgtgtccggcccatatctttgtcatccatggatggattttcaaataacttggcatgaatgtgtaccacagtaagacgacgtgtcgtgtgcaagacccaggtccgtagctcaaaggtcaatgtcacacttagacgttaaaggatagtgcattgatgggcgtgtccggtctatatctttgtcatccatggatggattttcaaataacttggcatgaatgtgtaccacagtaagatgacttgttatgcgcaagacccaggtccgtagctcaaaggtcaaggtcacacttagacgttaaatgtcatttttcatgatagtgcattgatgggcgtgtccggtccctATCTTTgacattcatgcatggattttaaaataactacgcatgaatgtgtgacacagtaagacgacgtgtcgcacgcaagacccagctccgtaggtcaaaggtcctaaactctaacatcggccataactattcattcaaagtgccatcgggggcatgtgtcatcctatggagacagctcttgttgattatgttttgctttagcttgagctcacgtttttcttatactagaaacactaaaatatggaagccggagttaaggttacaaaacgcaatctttaatgtttggaaacatgatgtttacaaaaacgaactgtatgTTATTGTATGGGGCATGTAAGGATGTGTcagttgttttattgttttttgtattgagaaaagatctagaccattttcattgaaTTGGTCAGGTTTTACTTTTATGAGCAAAAGTCTACATACGCATAATTGTTAAACAGCaaatttcatgggagcattttcagagggtgttttttttttttgtttttttttttttcagaatagaTTAAATTATGTTTCTTATACTGTCAATAACATCTCAGTATTTTTTTTGGTAAGAAGACAAGTTATACTAACTGGCTagatatggttttcatatcattgaaatgctctataCAGATTGtctagatatgaaataaagaagtacCCTTAATACAGAGTTTTGTTCAAATTACATTCTGTATTTATAGTCCACTGAAATCATGAATTTTCGGAGACATATTGGACGTGTTCAGTTACTTTAAGATTTCGCATTATTGTTAAATAGATGTATAAAATTCATTGTGCTTTCATCAGAAAATATAATATTCAAGTCGACAGACTGTAAAACATACTTATAAACAAGTCAACGATGAAGTACCTTTCGGCAGTTCAAAACGacactggttctcagcttgccaaaGCAATCGCAATTTCATTATTATTGCTCTCACGGAAATCAAGGTAAACACTGCCTCATTGGGATTTGATGGCTTCTGTTCTATCgtaattacgtacagacggacgaacagatgttgtgttttttgtcacaaacattcagattttgccattttctttcaaaacaagtttcgcattgtcgcgatgtcgcatcgcattgtcgtgtgtcgtatcgcgatGTCGCGCTTCGTGCTATTGGCGCATAGGCGACACACAACAATGCGACACaacatcgcgacaatgtcgtttgagaataTCGTATGTCGTATCGCAGTGTCGCGCGTCGCTAAAAAGCAGGACACGACGCGCGACAAGGCAAAACGACAtcgcgatacgacatcgcgacaatgcgatacgacggacGACAATGCGATGCGACATCGCGACATATCGTGCCTAAATTAACAActcgacgcacgacattgcgaagcgacatcgcgacattttgacaaatgtcatatcgcattgtcgttgtcgcgcattgtcgtgtgtcgtatcgcattgtcgcgcgtcgtatcgcattgtcgcaatgtcgtatcgcaatgtcatgcgtcgcctttgaggggcgacggacgacatttctcatggcactaacaggattccgtataaaACACAGATAAGAGACTTGGAAGCATTCTGAACCATTCACACCCATCCCTTTTTCCTTAACTTCGTGGCATTAAATTTTACGATATAAACATATTgcgtaaaatttaattaaataaccTACACATTAACTCATGTGAAGACTCTCTAAATTCATATAAATCATCAGATTTATGTTCCtatcatttcattaaatttgggattatatgaaattttggttaattaaatttcttttcataCAGACATTTTGTTAAATTAGGTAAATTACATTCAAAATTTACTTGCATGAATATCCACTAAATTCATATAAATCATCAGATTTGTTGtcctaaaatttcattaaattaggGATTGTATgtaattttggtaaattaaatTTCTGTTTATATAGGCATTGTATGATATTCGATCAGTAGTGTTCAAAATTTACTTGCATGAAGATCCGCTAAATTCAGATAAATCAATAAATAGATTTAGTTTCCTAAACTTACAATTAAATCagaaatttcataatatttaagagcaattttaaatgcaaaggaaatttaggaatttcatgaaaattaaacgcaaagtaaattgaaagtaaagtttgaaatttaatttacattGAATTCACTTTAATGCAATTGCATTCAAAATTTACACGTAATTTgaattacatttaattttgtattaaacCCCACAATTCATGCAGTGCTTTTAGTCAGATGTAAGGTATTTTCACGACCACACAGTTTTATACAGCCGACTACGACTTCGACGGTGTACTCTCCAACGCCTTTGTAGCTTGGCTACACAAAATGTTATCATTATCAATACTATAAACAAAGCGATAGTTATAGAAGACTTTCTGTGGCCCAGAATGTAGTAGATCAGTTGACTGTCTATTCCATACCAAGATCCGTCATTAAATCGATAGACATACTTTGCAAAACTTTCTAACGATAATATTAGTATATCATCACTGCATGGGTAATTCAGATATCGTCCGAATAGAAAGGTTGGCCCTGAAATTGATAATAAAAGATCTGCTCTCCATATAGTTACATAAGCATTCAACATTTACCTATACCAGAAAATCCTGTAAAAGTGTTCGAGAACTGGAATAAACCACaataagtgaaataaaaaaaagaaaggaagCTTAAATAACATTTGCATTTGAATTAAGAACAATTAAATTATTAATGTGGATAGACTAGCACAGATTAGCCAAACTTcttcaaaaaacaaagacaactatcaaacagggaatgccacgtaccaaaaacgcagcctccccgaaacgaaacccacagcacgcagacgtgcacaccacaaacacacacacatacacacacacacgcgcgcgcgcgcgcgcaaacttgtacacaggacaaaacgaacaaacaaaggaacacagtggggcaccgccttggaacggtcagtggcaaaaacaccactggggagcttaaaccggtttatggtgcgcacccaacctcactcttacccccaccatgttcctaagatacgggacagtgtaaatataaGTAATCcgctccaggtgaatctctaacacacgtaatggaaacaaaaaggcatgacatgtaaaacacaaaaatgctcgtgtataaatatataaaaagcaaatccTAAGAACTaaaaacatatgtactcaatgccttttcagaatacagagcaacaagagaaacacccttaagggcccgacgaaacaggccagaagacagatatcaaaacagttcagttctgataggatttaaaaactgcttatcatagagtcctcccactcttccgtcagacacactcaaagagggaagcgtagtgtccaa comes from the Mercenaria mercenaria strain notata chromosome 9, MADL_Memer_1, whole genome shotgun sequence genome and includes:
- the LOC123547187 gene encoding uncharacterized protein LOC123547187 codes for the protein MAQLTEDQEKKLKLLFDNFDEDKSGSLNARELRKLAQLFDLNLTEQQVAAALDARDIDRDGVLDFDELKTIFAAFIRSTEDNQSEMIKAFETLLKKAGLGEDEPLTKKTLFKIQKGKGEDPMTKEDVAWLFSEFGRETTSKEELAALFCC